The Bacteroidales bacterium genome contains a region encoding:
- a CDS encoding ABC transporter permease, translating into MKLSPIIRSYIRNPLNSTVIIISLALGLACFNLLFMFINRELETDSFQNNKERIYALKSDDPWVPGGKMYFCKKGSAEYIKNNFSQVEEFCRLKQGGALKIIAGNEEYSDIPAILSASENFFSFFSYKLLTNNPQSVLQASDNIVISSDLAKKYFGKDDAVGEVIKLVRQDKVETMIVTGIFEKPIANTQIVFDMVRMTEDTDSRCYLRLTSPDVKEDVEKLFSENNASIPVINTGTPNTYYLEPFLDAYFDQARASAIEANRNKKDIWIALVIALMIIGIASFNYLGLLNNKLVEKQKDYIIRRINGGSKAGLIFDFILENVIVLGVSFVISLFIIQELLPFFNELTGSNLSEKFIFRIEQLPVLIMILIFLVFLTLIFILLRIQSTIDTNLLKPGNHHTIKRIQLPAFNIFQLSSSIVLIICSIVITKQIKFISDKPIGLDRNVIEVKLSGPNTSKVSVFKEELLKNSSIQKVSVVSASPLLEHFLLLLKYNQDGVEKQYSPAGFTGDANYLSTLGLELIKGEGFSEDLTLNNKKCLVNQSFAALFSDQGLIGKGIPGMEDQIIIGIVKDFNYSSLKSLIEPAFISYSENGTHLMVKALDNQEVQARETISQIWKKIIPDYPVNIETIGDRYEVLHQENKNYIRLIGACSGISLFLSMIGLFAVSYQTSHRRTKEIGIRKINGATIKEILMLLNKDITKWLAISFLLAFPLGWYIMNKWLQNFAYKTEFSWWIFALSGIVTIGIVILTVSWQSWRAATRNPVEALRYE; encoded by the coding sequence ATGAAGTTAAGCCCAATAATCAGAAGCTACATAAGAAATCCCCTCAACAGTACTGTAATAATAATTAGTCTTGCATTAGGGCTTGCTTGCTTTAACCTGCTTTTTATGTTCATTAACCGGGAATTGGAAACAGATTCTTTTCAAAATAACAAGGAGAGGATCTATGCGCTGAAAAGTGATGATCCATGGGTTCCGGGGGGAAAAATGTATTTCTGTAAAAAAGGTTCTGCTGAATACATTAAAAACAATTTTTCGCAGGTTGAGGAATTTTGCCGATTAAAGCAAGGTGGTGCCTTGAAAATAATTGCCGGGAATGAGGAATACTCAGATATCCCGGCTATTTTATCAGCATCTGAAAATTTTTTCAGTTTCTTTTCATATAAGCTTCTGACTAATAATCCTCAGTCAGTCTTACAGGCTTCAGATAATATTGTCATCTCATCTGATCTGGCTAAAAAATACTTTGGAAAAGATGATGCTGTTGGAGAGGTCATTAAACTTGTCAGGCAGGATAAGGTAGAGACTATGATCGTAACCGGGATTTTTGAAAAACCAATCGCGAATACCCAGATTGTTTTCGATATGGTTCGAATGACAGAAGATACCGATAGCCGGTGTTATTTAAGGCTAACCTCTCCAGATGTAAAAGAAGATGTTGAAAAACTATTCTCAGAAAATAATGCTTCAATTCCGGTAATAAATACCGGAACACCCAACACATACTATTTGGAGCCTTTCCTTGATGCATATTTCGACCAGGCCAGAGCATCTGCAATTGAGGCAAACAGGAATAAGAAAGATATCTGGATAGCACTTGTAATTGCACTGATGATAATAGGTATAGCCTCCTTTAATTACCTGGGATTATTAAATAATAAACTTGTCGAAAAACAAAAAGATTATATTATAAGAAGAATAAATGGAGGGTCAAAAGCAGGGCTAATTTTCGACTTTATTTTAGAAAACGTAATCGTTCTTGGCGTTTCATTTGTTATAAGCCTCTTTATTATACAGGAGCTTCTGCCGTTTTTCAATGAATTGACCGGAAGCAATTTGTCCGAGAAATTTATATTCCGGATAGAACAACTCCCTGTTCTGATAATGATATTGATATTTCTTGTCTTTCTTACACTGATTTTCATTCTGTTAAGAATTCAATCTACTATAGATACGAATTTATTAAAACCCGGGAACCACCATACTATTAAACGCATACAACTGCCTGCATTTAATATTTTCCAACTCTCAAGTTCTATAGTTCTTATCATATGTTCAATCGTTATAACCAAACAAATAAAATTCATTTCAGATAAACCAATTGGCCTGGACAGAAATGTAATTGAAGTTAAATTGTCAGGACCGAATACAAGTAAGGTTTCAGTTTTTAAAGAAGAATTATTAAAAAACAGTTCAATACAAAAAGTCTCAGTTGTGAGTGCATCTCCGCTGCTTGAACATTTTCTGCTGTTGCTAAAGTATAATCAGGATGGTGTTGAAAAACAGTATTCCCCGGCTGGTTTCACAGGTGATGCAAATTATTTAAGTACACTTGGACTCGAACTTATAAAAGGAGAAGGATTTTCAGAAGACCTTACATTGAATAATAAAAAATGTCTTGTTAATCAATCCTTTGCAGCACTATTTAGTGACCAGGGTCTAATAGGCAAAGGTATTCCGGGAATGGAAGATCAGATAATAATTGGCATTGTAAAGGACTTCAATTATTCCAGTCTGAAATCTCTGATTGAGCCTGCGTTTATCTCCTACTCGGAAAATGGCACTCACCTGATGGTTAAAGCTCTGGACAATCAGGAGGTTCAGGCCAGAGAAACAATAAGTCAGATCTGGAAAAAAATCATTCCTGATTACCCGGTAAACATTGAAACAATAGGAGACCGCTACGAGGTTCTTCATCAGGAAAATAAGAACTACATCCGACTGATAGGAGCTTGTTCCGGAATAAGTCTGTTTCTCTCAATGATAGGGTTGTTTGCAGTATCTTATCAGACCAGTCACCGACGAACCAAGGAGATTGGAATCCGTAAAATAAATGGAGCCACAATAAAAGAAATATTAATGTTGCTTAATAAAGATATTACGAAATGGTTAGCCATTTCATTTCTGCTGGCTTTTCCTTTAGGCTGGTATATTATGAATAAATGGCTTCAGAATTTCGCCTATAAAACAGAATTCAGCTGGTGGATATTTGCTCTTTCAGGTATTGTTACAATAGGAATAGTTATATTAACAGTCAGCTGGCAGAGCTGGCGCGCAGCAACTAGAAATCCGGTGGAGGCATTGCGATACGAATAA
- a CDS encoding DUF4933 domain-containing protein, whose translation MKNILKTTFLILLLFGFACHRNKLKTDERVLSDKMKKEERLRAIDDSTKRAGRMNSRVSGISGGFKRSEDRSVDPSSPPVRIDIAGNLENFADLKLSDIGTSIEYVRMAPIPDTTIPSDLKFRYNIMDNFIVANNLYGIHLYAKDGRYIRQIVKNEMTGVEVTSEQLKFWFDYTLKGGRSVTRVDGNKLFYNYSSNITGQNYIMEYDCSSTQLTPDYKFDPENPDRISGLGNVSIDLNHGNTVPPPPRKHQGMFSGNPEAFYYDPAVQLLDADTYIYPVHDDKNMLVVINYQGDTLSEFTRREKLVNYTKSLMRGTDGGSQYEENGYLYVRPAFNDTVFRITPPNRMTPVYILNLGSYKVTKKQGVDPDFKLTDKIIPSDWAETRKHIFMTFTKDDYDCPNTRKNKTVKIYYAIFYKESGILKVIKGDPFNYAPEILDNNIDGGVPVWPAFYSISKNGEILVSLKGKDIKRRIKSKEYRQSSAPEHKKMELEKLAASVSESEDILMIIK comes from the coding sequence ATGAAAAACATTCTTAAAACAACTTTTCTGATTCTGCTTTTATTTGGGTTTGCCTGTCACCGGAACAAGTTGAAAACTGATGAACGGGTTTTGTCTGATAAAATGAAAAAGGAAGAGAGGCTAAGAGCCATTGACGATAGTACAAAAAGGGCCGGAAGAATGAACAGCAGGGTAAGTGGAATTTCAGGTGGATTTAAAAGATCAGAAGACCGTTCAGTGGATCCTTCGTCACCTCCTGTCAGGATCGATATTGCAGGCAACCTTGAGAATTTTGCAGATTTAAAACTTTCCGACATAGGCACCAGCATCGAATATGTTCGCATGGCTCCGATTCCTGATACGACAATTCCCAGCGACCTGAAGTTCAGATACAACATTATGGATAATTTTATTGTTGCAAATAACCTCTATGGCATTCACCTCTATGCAAAAGATGGAAGATACATCCGGCAGATTGTTAAGAATGAAATGACAGGGGTTGAAGTTACTTCCGAACAGCTAAAATTCTGGTTTGATTATACTCTGAAGGGAGGAAGGAGCGTTACAAGAGTTGATGGCAACAAGTTGTTTTATAATTACAGCAGCAATATCACAGGACAGAATTACATTATGGAATATGACTGCTCATCAACCCAGTTAACTCCTGACTACAAGTTCGATCCTGAGAATCCTGACAGGATTTCCGGTCTCGGAAATGTCTCAATTGATCTTAATCACGGAAATACTGTTCCTCCCCCTCCGCGAAAGCACCAGGGAATGTTCAGCGGAAACCCTGAAGCATTCTATTATGACCCTGCTGTGCAGTTATTAGATGCTGACACATATATATATCCTGTCCATGATGATAAAAACATGCTGGTTGTCATTAACTATCAGGGTGATACGCTTTCAGAATTCACCCGAAGGGAGAAACTTGTGAACTACACAAAATCACTGATGAGAGGCACAGACGGAGGAAGTCAATACGAAGAAAATGGATATCTTTATGTAAGGCCCGCCTTTAATGATACCGTATTCCGGATAACTCCTCCAAACAGGATGACACCGGTTTATATACTCAACCTTGGAAGCTACAAAGTTACTAAAAAACAGGGAGTTGATCCCGATTTCAAACTAACAGACAAAATAATCCCTAGTGATTGGGCTGAAACCAGAAAACATATATTCATGACATTTACCAAAGATGATTATGATTGTCCAAACACCAGAAAGAATAAAACAGTCAAGATTTATTATGCAATATTTTACAAAGAGTCGGGAATATTAAAGGTTATAAAAGGAGATCCTTTTAACTATGCTCCTGAGATACTCGACAACAATATTGATGGCGGAGTTCCGGTCTGGCCGGCATTTTATTCAATCAGCAAAAACGGGGAAATTCTTGTATCGCTCAAGGGGAAAGACATAAAAAGGCGGATCAAATCAAAGGAATATCGTCAGTCATCGGCTCCGGAGCATAAGAAAATGGAACTTGAAAAACTAGCCGCCTCAGTTTCAGAATCGGAAGATATACTAATGATAATCAAATGA
- a CDS encoding ABC transporter permease, with protein sequence MNRLINTTLRNHKRKPVYSIITFTGFTFGIAASLLIYIWVYNELSYEKFHPDYQRIYRVLTLSKQGDQIVKSPYCYRPLAKTMKMDYPQIEYATYISYSSEDSPLKQESGETKIEARMCWTSEDFFKIFEGFMFTEGSAESAFTKPDNIVLSEKIARKIFGDQPAIGKVLISDKYTKEVYTVGGVVRIPEQSHIDFGFMLSEQKSRYSVYSNNWGDKGFTRVYIKLNKDAQIDEHFLSEITNHIGRYNKITDKLMFQPLADIHLYSDYPEDYYSKNPGNAKYVWIFSGLAIIIILMAALNFSAISIARSSERSIEIGIRKVTGGSRISIISQFMAESVMQTFAAAFVALFIVWLLLPLFNTLSLKTLTLNLSPALVMNLFLLTFLVGIISGIYPSLYLSSFNPIGIFRGGSISGSRSNFIRILVTVQFSIAIFFILATLIFIKQLNYIHNKDLGIVEKNIVVIPTGLWYGNKHFKEELLQNPQILSVSASVTAPVDFAWRQGIPLNSQGRTDTIQANLFWADEDFAKTYGLEVKKGQFLQMDNSAYWAEMEKSGKLRKAGLDYTVSIPMVINETAEKMLGFDDPIGQRLGNNVIVGVVKDFHYRPLHYPIGPLVITNNPETIQTMNVRIDPAKFPRLLIISGRYIRNTGMTESFCIAFLTTCLKKNIVQKQDLETLQSLFLFWQL encoded by the coding sequence ATGAACCGCTTAATCAATACTACACTTCGCAACCACAAAAGGAAACCAGTCTATTCAATAATAACCTTCACAGGATTCACCTTCGGTATTGCAGCCAGTCTTCTTATTTATATCTGGGTTTATAATGAGCTGAGTTATGAAAAATTTCACCCTGATTATCAGCGGATTTACCGGGTCCTGACTCTGTCTAAACAAGGGGATCAGATTGTAAAATCCCCATATTGCTATCGGCCTCTTGCCAAAACTATGAAAATGGATTATCCTCAGATCGAATATGCGACTTATATCAGTTACAGTTCTGAAGACTCTCCTCTTAAACAGGAATCAGGCGAAACAAAAATTGAAGCAAGAATGTGCTGGACATCAGAGGACTTTTTTAAGATATTCGAGGGATTTATGTTTACAGAAGGATCTGCCGAATCGGCCTTCACAAAACCTGACAATATTGTCCTTTCTGAGAAAATTGCCAGAAAAATCTTCGGTGACCAGCCTGCAATTGGGAAAGTCCTGATTAGTGATAAATACACAAAAGAAGTCTATACAGTTGGAGGCGTAGTAAGAATTCCTGAGCAGAGCCATATTGATTTCGGTTTCATGTTATCTGAACAGAAGAGCAGATACTCTGTGTACTCAAATAACTGGGGAGATAAAGGATTTACAAGGGTTTATATCAAACTGAATAAGGATGCCCAAATAGATGAACATTTCCTTTCTGAGATAACAAATCACATTGGCAGGTACAACAAAATTACCGACAAGCTAATGTTTCAGCCCCTGGCAGATATACATCTTTATTCTGATTATCCGGAAGATTATTACAGTAAGAATCCTGGCAACGCCAAATATGTCTGGATTTTTTCAGGACTTGCAATTATAATAATTCTCATGGCAGCTCTTAACTTTTCTGCAATCTCAATTGCCCGTTCTTCGGAACGATCTATTGAGATCGGGATAAGAAAAGTAACCGGGGGGAGCAGAATTAGTATAATAAGTCAATTTATGGCAGAATCAGTGATGCAGACCTTTGCAGCAGCATTTGTTGCTCTTTTTATTGTATGGCTTTTGCTTCCACTTTTTAATACCTTATCATTAAAAACACTGACACTTAATCTTTCCCCTGCACTTGTTATGAACCTTTTTCTTCTGACATTCCTTGTAGGTATTATTTCAGGTATCTATCCTTCATTATATTTGTCATCGTTTAATCCTATAGGCATTTTCAGAGGTGGATCAATATCCGGGTCAAGAAGTAACTTTATCAGGATATTAGTCACAGTTCAGTTCTCAATTGCAATCTTCTTTATTTTAGCAACACTGATTTTTATTAAGCAACTGAACTATATTCATAATAAAGACCTTGGAATTGTTGAGAAGAATATTGTTGTTATACCAACCGGATTATGGTATGGGAATAAACACTTTAAAGAAGAACTTTTACAAAACCCACAAATACTAAGTGTTTCTGCCAGTGTAACAGCTCCTGTAGATTTTGCTTGGAGACAGGGTATACCACTTAATAGTCAGGGTCGTACAGATACTATACAGGCAAATCTCTTTTGGGCAGATGAGGATTTTGCAAAAACATACGGGTTGGAAGTTAAAAAGGGGCAGTTCCTCCAGATGGATAACAGCGCCTACTGGGCTGAAATGGAAAAGTCCGGTAAACTTAGAAAAGCTGGATTAGATTATACTGTGTCAATTCCGATGGTTATAAACGAAACTGCAGAAAAGATGCTCGGATTTGATGATCCTATAGGCCAGAGGCTGGGAAATAATGTGATTGTGGGAGTTGTGAAAGATTTTCATTACAGACCATTGCATTACCCTATTGGTCCTTTAGTAATAACAAATAATCCGGAGACAATTCAAACAATGAATGTTAGGATCGATCCGGCAAAATTTCCGAGACTCTTGATTATATCAGGAAGATATATAAGAAACACAGGGATGACAGAGAGTTTTTGTATCGCTTTTTTGACGACCTGCTTGAAGAAAAATATAGTGCAGAAACAAGACTTAGAAACATTACAATCGCTTTTTCTATTCTGGCAATTGTAA
- a CDS encoding FtsX-like permease family protein, giving the protein MAIFSIDRRTKEIGIRRVAGAKNSEILLLLNKEFIKWVVVAFIIAAPVSWVIMNNWLQNFVYKTELSWWIFIVAGLFATLIALITVNWQSWRAATRNPVEALRYE; this is encoded by the coding sequence ATGGCCATCTTTTCAATTGATCGCAGAACAAAGGAGATAGGAATCAGAAGGGTTGCCGGAGCAAAGAATTCCGAAATACTATTACTCCTGAATAAGGAATTCATAAAATGGGTAGTTGTTGCTTTTATTATTGCTGCACCGGTATCTTGGGTCATTATGAATAACTGGCTGCAGAATTTTGTGTACAAAACTGAACTCAGCTGGTGGATATTTATCGTTGCAGGCCTGTTTGCCACATTAATAGCGCTTATAACTGTAAACTGGCAGAGCTGGCGCGCTGCAACAAGAAATCCGGTGGAGGCATTGAGATATGAGTAA
- a CDS encoding CoA pyrophosphatase, which translates to MSKFPEILKHELTKKLPGTEVQWEMASSDRMIQNFPRVPGPDARVAAVLILLYPDKGSVHTVFMQRHNYDGVHGGQISFPGGKKEEADKDIIQTALREAVEETGVDPEGISVLGTLTPLFIPVSNMIVTPVVAWKDKKPDFNHQPEEVVFLINAELKRFLEPSIIKTKPFEIRHEMINVKYFDYDGHVIWGATAMILNELLVIIKNGKIMLC; encoded by the coding sequence ATGAGTAAGTTTCCTGAAATATTGAAACATGAGCTAACGAAGAAGCTTCCCGGCACAGAAGTGCAATGGGAAATGGCCTCTTCAGACAGAATGATACAGAATTTCCCAAGAGTCCCGGGACCAGATGCACGTGTTGCCGCGGTACTTATTCTGCTTTATCCTGATAAAGGCTCTGTGCATACAGTGTTCATGCAACGACATAATTATGACGGGGTTCATGGCGGACAGATAAGTTTCCCCGGAGGAAAAAAGGAGGAGGCTGATAAAGACATTATACAAACCGCACTCCGCGAAGCTGTGGAAGAGACAGGTGTTGACCCGGAAGGAATAAGTGTATTGGGTACACTTACTCCTCTTTTCATACCTGTAAGTAATATGATTGTTACTCCCGTGGTTGCCTGGAAAGATAAGAAACCAGACTTTAACCATCAACCCGAAGAGGTAGTCTTCCTCATAAATGCTGAACTCAAAAGATTTCTCGAGCCTTCAATTATAAAGACAAAACCCTTTGAAATAAGACATGAAATGATCAATGTAAAGTACTTTGATTATGACGGACATGTGATATGGGGTGCAACTGCAATGATACTTAATGAGTTGCTAGTTATTATAAAAAATGGAAAAATCATGTTGTGCTAA
- a CDS encoding transporter substrate-binding domain-containing protein has protein sequence MIKKFFILFLLLGTVLTSCSYLNPGSETNTARYNSFDLDSIRSRGKLIAVTDFNSTNYFIYKGEPMGFNYELLKSFSDNIGIDLEIISENQLDNAFELLNTGKADLVATGLTVNSSRKKDILFTEPIDETRQVLVQRKPRNWRSLTADAVDKKLIRNQLGLARKTIYVQAGSSHVERLETLASELGDSINIIEVPFDSEKLIRNVAEGLIDYTVCDENIAMVNATYYRDIDIATPVSFPQNLAWGVRKENSEKLLHELNHWITSYKKTGSYALLYAKYFRNSRSSMIVRSDYYALSTGKVSRYDDMIKKYSGRIDWDWRLLASLICQESRFDPDVESGAGAIGLMQIMPLTGENFGIDITASPESNMKAGIEYINWLHSIFDSKIPDEKERINFILAAYNAGPGHVLDAMKLAEKHGMDPHKWDGNVAVWLLKKSEPKYFNDEVVKNGYFRGTESVAFVSQVINRYEHYKNIIPEEKIK, from the coding sequence TTGATAAAAAAGTTCTTCATTCTATTTCTTTTACTTGGAACAGTTTTAACATCATGTTCCTACCTGAATCCAGGCTCAGAAACCAACACTGCCAGATATAACTCTTTCGATCTTGATTCGATAAGGAGCAGAGGTAAGTTAATCGCAGTAACTGATTTTAATTCAACTAATTACTTCATTTACAAGGGCGAGCCAATGGGGTTTAATTACGAGTTGCTTAAGTCATTCTCTGATAATATTGGTATTGATCTTGAGATTATTTCTGAAAACCAGCTCGATAATGCTTTTGAGTTGCTAAATACAGGAAAAGCAGATCTTGTCGCAACTGGTCTTACAGTTAATTCCTCAAGGAAAAAAGATATCCTTTTTACTGAGCCCATTGATGAAACAAGACAAGTACTTGTACAGCGAAAACCGCGTAACTGGCGCTCATTGACTGCTGATGCCGTTGACAAAAAGCTTATCAGGAACCAGCTGGGTCTGGCCAGGAAAACGATCTATGTACAGGCAGGCTCTTCACATGTTGAGCGTCTGGAGACTCTGGCATCCGAACTTGGTGATTCTATTAACATTATTGAAGTACCTTTTGATTCTGAAAAGCTGATCAGGAACGTGGCTGAGGGATTGATTGACTATACAGTATGTGACGAGAATATAGCCATGGTTAATGCCACCTACTATCGCGATATAGACATAGCAACTCCTGTCAGTTTCCCTCAGAATCTGGCCTGGGGAGTAAGAAAAGAGAACTCTGAAAAGCTTCTGCATGAGCTTAATCACTGGATCACCTCATACAAGAAGACGGGATCATATGCTCTTCTTTATGCAAAGTATTTCAGGAACTCCCGGTCGAGTATGATTGTCAGGAGCGATTATTATGCTTTAAGTACAGGGAAGGTCTCGCGTTACGACGACATGATAAAGAAGTACAGCGGCCGTATAGACTGGGATTGGCGTCTTCTTGCCTCTCTCATCTGTCAGGAATCACGTTTCGATCCCGATGTTGAGTCGGGTGCCGGTGCAATCGGACTTATGCAGATAATGCCTTTAACAGGTGAGAATTTCGGTATTGATATAACCGCTTCACCTGAAAGCAATATGAAGGCAGGTATAGAATATATAAACTGGCTGCATTCCATTTTCGATTCAAAAATACCGGACGAGAAAGAAAGGATAAATTTCATACTGGCTGCATATAATGCTGGTCCGGGACATGTTCTTGATGCGATGAAGCTTGCTGAGAAGCATGGTATGGATCCGCATAAGTGGGATGGCAATGTTGCTGTCTGGCTTTTGAAGAAATCAGAGCCGAAATATTTTAATGATGAGGTCGTCAAAAACGGATATTTCAGGGGAACTGAATCTGTTGCCTTTGTCTCACAGGTGATAAACCGCTATGAGCATTACAAGAACATTATCCCTGAGGAAAAAATAAAATAA
- a CDS encoding putative porin has protein sequence MIRFTFIVLFLFLSSGIFAQKQDTVKHKIIKQWSLSRDFSEEVALPFDTVFSFFHRFRTADRFSPVNATLGNYGLPFYQFSFFDRVTDPDRFLTSNYYPFLFLPERAVFMNTQKPFSELVWSFAGPRETSEQTFRIRHSQNVNRFLNFGLIYDIIYSLGQYNYQRAENKDFTFFSSYTGDRYKLYFSAGVNNLVSYENGGITDVKELEKENTKTREVPVNLGALNKATSFLKNRNLLLVQRYTIGSKPVNKADTIPQEKTGLLGLSGTFSHIFTLESNKRTYSDNSPGSGFYDTIYINKKVTFDSLYSRSVMNTLRFDFTTSEARKFRLGGGVGIRNEMFKYSQIVPMKDSLLKGDTVVWNRSNNVLVGRLYNNIGDNFRWLATGELFLTGYRSGDVILNGEISKSFDWKKGRAVWLITGGLLTRQPSFWYENWGSNHFKWSNNLDKEIRADIGTRFSYPARKAELKFNYAIIDNYTDFGPDATPSQHSGGISIAAVTLSKDLHLWKFHLATDLILQKSSNPEIIDLPLATTRSAAYFEHLFRFESTNGRLNLQVGADATYNTMYHPYAYMPAIGRFYRQDQISTGNYPFVNLFLNFKVKRTRVFVMLDHMNAKLMGYKYDMIPSYPMNVRMFRYGLAWTFYD, from the coding sequence ATGATAAGATTCACCTTTATAGTACTGTTTCTCTTTTTATCCTCTGGCATTTTTGCGCAGAAGCAGGATACTGTAAAACATAAGATTATAAAGCAATGGTCACTCTCCCGGGATTTTTCTGAAGAAGTAGCCCTCCCATTTGATACTGTCTTTTCATTCTTCCATCGATTCAGGACAGCCGACAGGTTCTCTCCGGTAAATGCTACTCTTGGCAACTACGGACTGCCATTCTATCAGTTCAGTTTTTTTGACCGGGTTACCGATCCTGACAGATTTCTTACAAGCAATTATTACCCTTTCCTGTTTCTTCCTGAACGGGCTGTTTTTATGAATACACAGAAGCCTTTCAGTGAGCTTGTGTGGAGTTTCGCAGGGCCGCGTGAGACTTCAGAACAGACTTTCAGGATACGGCATTCGCAGAATGTAAACCGTTTTCTGAACTTCGGACTAATCTATGATATTATTTATAGTCTGGGTCAGTATAATTACCAGAGAGCAGAAAATAAGGACTTTACCTTCTTCTCCTCTTACACCGGAGATAGATACAAACTCTATTTCTCAGCCGGAGTGAATAATCTGGTTTCATACGAGAACGGAGGCATAACAGACGTTAAGGAACTGGAAAAAGAGAATACCAAGACCAGGGAAGTGCCTGTAAATCTGGGAGCACTTAACAAAGCAACCAGTTTCCTTAAGAACAGAAACCTGCTGCTTGTTCAGCGTTATACGATTGGCAGTAAACCTGTTAATAAAGCAGATACCATTCCTCAGGAAAAAACAGGCTTACTGGGTTTGAGCGGAACGTTTTCACATATTTTCACTCTCGAATCAAACAAGAGAACTTACTCTGATAACTCACCCGGATCAGGCTTCTATGATACTATTTACATTAATAAAAAAGTAACATTCGACTCACTTTATTCAAGAAGTGTAATGAATACACTCAGGTTCGATTTTACCACAAGTGAAGCACGTAAATTCAGGCTTGGAGGTGGTGTTGGCATCAGAAATGAGATGTTTAAGTACAGCCAGATCGTTCCCATGAAGGATTCTTTACTGAAAGGTGATACTGTTGTCTGGAACAGAAGTAATAATGTCCTTGTTGGCAGATTGTATAATAATATTGGTGATAATTTCCGCTGGCTGGCAACCGGGGAACTTTTCCTTACCGGATACAGGTCAGGTGATGTGATACTAAATGGTGAAATTTCAAAATCGTTCGATTGGAAAAAAGGTCGCGCCGTGTGGCTTATTACCGGCGGACTTTTGACCAGACAGCCTTCGTTCTGGTATGAGAACTGGGGTAGTAATCACTTTAAATGGTCTAACAATCTGGATAAAGAAATCCGTGCGGACATTGGTACAAGATTCTCATATCCTGCCCGGAAAGCTGAACTCAAATTCAATTATGCCATAATTGATAACTACACCGATTTCGGTCCTGATGCCACTCCGTCCCAACACTCGGGAGGTATCTCAATAGCAGCAGTTACCCTGAGCAAAGATCTGCACCTATGGAAGTTCCACCTGGCTACAGACCTGATACTTCAGAAAAGCAGCAATCCTGAAATTATCGATTTGCCTCTTGCAACAACCCGGTCAGCTGCTTACTTCGAGCATCTATTCAGATTTGAATCTACAAACGGAAGGCTGAATCTGCAGGTCGGAGCCGATGCAACATATAATACAATGTATCATCCTTATGCCTACATGCCAGCTATCGGCAGGTTCTACAGGCAGGATCAGATAAGTACAGGAAACTACCCGTTTGTAAATCTCTTCCTTAACTTTAAAGTTAAGAGGACAAGGGTCTTTGTAATGCTCGATCATATGAACGCAAAACTCATGGGTTACAAGTATGATATGATCCCCTCTTATCCCATGAATGTCAGGATGTTCCGTTACGGTCTTGCCTGGACATTTTATGATTAA